A genomic region of Alicyclobacillus sp. SO9 contains the following coding sequences:
- a CDS encoding AarF/ABC1/UbiB kinase family protein, with amino-acid sequence MEKRQAILREGRERRYSGMIAKRVRHFQRYREVARVLVSNGFAWFIDRVGLADILRLPRRIFVGMSRQETLLTHERMRIVLERLGPTFVKVGQVASLRPDLLPKNIVTELGKLQDEVPPFEFDRVRSIVEDELSSPIEEAFAMFEETPLAAASLGQVHQAVLKTGEVVAVKVQRPGVETQIQTDLEILRDIAVRAEKHVESARHYRVTEVVDELARTVTKELDYVQEGRNADKVRENLQRDSHVYIPKVYWEYTTQKVLVMEYVEGIKLSNVDKLEEAGYNRDLLAERAAKAVFEQLLVHGLFHADPHPGNIAALPDHQILFLDFGMVGKLSQEMRDELASLIIALMQKSTDLIVRALFRMGVVPSDVDLSKLTRDIDDLRDRYYDVPLSEVSLGESIRDMFSVAYEHGIRIPTDLTLVGKALLTIEGVVEELDPEFSIMDVAEPFGKRLLKDKVDPARLAKKLGERLLQVTDFLGEVPQTLSQLSQHLRKGEIDIRVRAPELEQVLKKLDRISNRLSFSIILLSLSIFIAGVVLAAAVSKPALSSFTMHITDGAIVVAVLMGVWLIWSIIKSGRL; translated from the coding sequence ATGGAGAAAAGACAGGCTATATTGCGTGAAGGCAGGGAAAGGCGGTATTCCGGAATGATTGCGAAACGCGTGCGTCACTTTCAGCGATATCGAGAAGTGGCTCGAGTGCTTGTCAGCAATGGCTTCGCATGGTTCATTGACAGAGTTGGCTTAGCAGACATCCTGCGTCTTCCCCGGCGTATTTTTGTTGGAATGTCGCGACAGGAGACCCTGCTTACGCATGAGCGGATGCGGATTGTACTTGAGCGGCTGGGTCCTACGTTTGTCAAGGTTGGACAAGTTGCAAGTTTGCGACCGGATTTATTGCCTAAAAACATTGTAACGGAGCTGGGTAAACTTCAAGATGAAGTTCCCCCATTTGAGTTCGACCGGGTACGGTCCATTGTTGAAGACGAACTATCATCTCCAATTGAAGAAGCCTTTGCGATGTTTGAAGAGACTCCGCTGGCGGCCGCCAGTCTGGGGCAGGTTCACCAAGCGGTTCTGAAAACAGGTGAAGTTGTTGCAGTAAAGGTGCAGCGTCCCGGTGTCGAAACACAAATTCAAACAGATTTGGAGATTTTGAGGGATATCGCTGTACGGGCAGAAAAGCACGTGGAGTCAGCGCGCCATTACCGCGTCACGGAAGTGGTGGATGAACTTGCACGCACCGTCACCAAAGAACTGGACTATGTCCAGGAAGGACGAAACGCTGACAAGGTGAGAGAGAACCTTCAGCGGGACTCCCATGTTTACATTCCAAAGGTCTACTGGGAGTATACGACGCAAAAGGTGCTTGTGATGGAATATGTAGAGGGCATCAAACTGAGCAACGTAGATAAGCTTGAAGAAGCAGGTTACAATCGTGATTTGCTGGCAGAACGTGCTGCTAAAGCCGTATTTGAGCAGTTGCTGGTGCATGGCTTGTTTCATGCAGACCCGCACCCCGGCAACATTGCTGCTTTACCCGACCACCAGATTTTGTTCCTGGACTTTGGAATGGTGGGAAAACTCTCGCAGGAGATGCGTGATGAGCTGGCGTCACTTATTATTGCGCTGATGCAAAAGAGCACTGACTTAATTGTACGAGCATTATTCCGCATGGGGGTCGTTCCCTCCGATGTAGATTTGTCAAAGCTGACCAGGGATATCGATGACCTTCGCGACAGGTACTATGATGTTCCATTAAGTGAAGTATCTTTAGGCGAATCCATCCGTGACATGTTTAGCGTGGCATATGAGCATGGAATCAGAATTCCGACAGATTTGACGTTAGTGGGCAAGGCCCTGTTGACGATTGAAGGGGTTGTTGAAGAGCTCGACCCCGAATTTAGTATTATGGATGTGGCGGAACCTTTTGGGAAAAGACTGTTGAAAGACAAAGTTGATCCGGCCCGGCTTGCCAAAAAACTGGGAGAGCGGCTGTTGCAGGTAACGGATTTTCTTGGAGAAGTACCGCAGACCCTAAGCCAGCTGAGTCAACACCTGCGAAAGGGAGAAATAGACATCCGAGTACGTGCGCCTGAATTGGAGCAGGTACTGAAGAAACTGGACAGAATCAGTAACCGCCTGTCCTTTAGCATTATCCTGTTGTCACTCAGCATCTTTATTGCAGGGGTCGTGCTGGCTGCAGCGGTGTCTAAGCCCGCTTTGTCGAGTTTTACTATGCATATCACCGATGGAGCTATTGTGGTGGCTGTACTGATGGGAGTCTGGTTGATCTGGTCCATTATCAAGTCGGGGAGATTGTAG
- the tpx gene encoding thiol peroxidase encodes MPQERANAFDFAGTSVTLIGPEQKPGNKAPDFTVIANDRSPVTLADSKGKVRIISVVPSLDTGVCDAQTRRFNEEAAKLGEHIVILTISADLPFAQKRWCGAVGVDQVQTLSDHRAMSFGDSYGTHIKEERLESRAVFVVDSNDVIQYVEYVPSAGQHPNYESALEAAKKAK; translated from the coding sequence ATGCCGCAGGAAAGAGCTAACGCGTTTGACTTTGCTGGAACATCCGTCACTTTAATCGGACCCGAACAAAAACCAGGCAACAAAGCGCCTGATTTTACAGTCATTGCTAACGATAGAAGTCCCGTCACGCTGGCAGATTCCAAAGGGAAAGTCAGAATCATCAGCGTTGTTCCCTCTCTGGATACGGGCGTTTGCGACGCTCAAACCCGTCGTTTTAATGAGGAGGCGGCAAAATTAGGTGAACACATTGTGATTCTCACGATTAGCGCCGACCTTCCCTTCGCACAAAAACGCTGGTGTGGAGCTGTCGGTGTGGATCAGGTCCAAACCCTTTCAGACCATCGTGCCATGTCTTTTGGAGATTCATACGGTACGCACATTAAAGAAGAACGCCTGGAATCGCGCGCAGTTTTTGTGGTCGATTCAAATGACGTAATTCAATACGTTGAATACGTCCCCAGCGCAGGTCAACACCCGAATTACGAATCCGCCTTAGAGGCCGCTAAAAAAGCGAAGTAA
- the speD gene encoding adenosylmethionine decarboxylase has translation MDTMGRHVIAELWGCAEDRLNDLQSIERTMVNAALEAGAEVREVAFHKFAPQGVSGVVIISESHLTIHSFPEHGYASVDVYTCGDRIDPNVACDYITQWLGATKSESIEVPRGVGPIALDKVKVRAL, from the coding sequence ATGGATACGATGGGTCGTCATGTAATTGCTGAACTTTGGGGTTGTGCAGAAGATCGCCTGAATGATCTCCAAAGTATTGAACGGACTATGGTCAACGCAGCACTAGAAGCAGGAGCAGAAGTCCGGGAAGTTGCATTTCACAAGTTTGCACCGCAAGGTGTCAGCGGAGTTGTCATTATTTCTGAATCTCACTTAACGATTCACAGTTTTCCGGAGCATGGGTATGCAAGTGTTGATGTGTATACCTGCGGCGATCGCATTGATCCCAATGTGGCTTGCGACTATATAACCCAGTGGCTGGGTGCCACCAAGAGTGAATCCATTGAGGTTCCCCGCGGTGTCGGACCCATAGCATTGGATAAGGTCAAGGTTAGGGCGCTTTAG
- a CDS encoding manganese efflux pump: MIWQLGMLGLALGLNNALASVALGTMQIPRTRQFMIALIFGVFEAGMPVLGMWIGRDLSMLIGNKAKFFGIFILAVVGIYSLLKSGDGEDEKPARTLGVRTLVLAAALSLDNLTVGFALGMMTLPMGLAALIFGVVSLGMTLIGLEIGRFIGSRVNVSADKLSGAVLLVTAVLMLVH, encoded by the coding sequence ATGATTTGGCAACTAGGTATGTTAGGTTTGGCTTTGGGGTTAAACAACGCTTTGGCATCCGTTGCACTTGGCACAATGCAAATTCCCCGGACCAGGCAGTTTATGATTGCTTTGATATTTGGAGTATTCGAGGCAGGTATGCCTGTTTTGGGGATGTGGATAGGACGCGACCTCTCAATGTTAATCGGAAACAAGGCAAAATTCTTTGGCATTTTCATCCTCGCCGTAGTCGGGATTTATTCGTTGTTGAAATCGGGTGACGGGGAGGATGAAAAGCCTGCTCGTACCCTTGGTGTTCGCACCTTGGTTCTTGCCGCCGCCCTGAGTTTGGACAACCTTACAGTGGGTTTTGCTCTGGGCATGATGACTTTGCCAATGGGACTTGCTGCTTTAATTTTTGGGGTTGTGAGTTTAGGCATGACACTCATCGGACTGGAGATAGGCCGCTTCATCGGCAGTCGTGTGAATGTATCAGCGGACAAGCTGTCTGGTGCAGTGTTGCTGGTAACGGCCGTCTTGATGCTGGTCCATTAG
- a CDS encoding rhomboid family intramembrane serine protease yields the protein MEGGVAGGPPQKRAASNQLWKKAWMTWSLIGVNVVWYVLVEGMTGRSVYGLARAGAFYANAVWHGQWYRLFTAMFVHMNFMHITLNMVSLASLYLIELFFGAWPFAFLYFISGLIGNVVGLWILPGNEVAAGASGAIFGVFAAALVLSFKGYLPKVVRNQLVLLLVINLVYGFWHSNIDNSAHIAGLITGSLVTLSILRWRYHPKVFKSLGVISTVAAVLALAAKLISVT from the coding sequence TTGGAAGGTGGAGTCGCAGGTGGGCCACCCCAAAAACGTGCTGCCTCCAATCAACTGTGGAAGAAAGCATGGATGACTTGGTCTTTGATAGGCGTCAATGTTGTCTGGTATGTGCTCGTTGAAGGAATGACGGGCCGAAGCGTCTATGGCTTGGCTCGGGCTGGCGCCTTTTATGCTAACGCTGTCTGGCACGGGCAGTGGTACCGGTTGTTTACTGCCATGTTTGTTCACATGAACTTTATGCACATTACGTTGAACATGGTCTCCTTAGCCAGTCTGTACTTAATTGAACTGTTTTTTGGGGCGTGGCCGTTCGCTTTCCTCTACTTTATTTCGGGGCTCATTGGGAACGTGGTGGGTCTGTGGATTCTACCGGGAAATGAAGTTGCCGCAGGCGCATCAGGAGCCATTTTTGGTGTGTTTGCCGCAGCACTGGTACTGTCTTTCAAGGGATATTTGCCAAAGGTTGTTCGAAATCAGTTGGTTTTGTTGCTGGTGATTAATTTGGTTTACGGCTTTTGGCACAGCAATATCGACAATTCTGCGCATATTGCCGGACTTATCACTGGAAGTCTGGTCACTTTAAGCATTCTGCGCTGGCGTTATCACCCGAAAGTGTTTAAGTCATTAGGTGTCATATCAACGGTTGCTGCTGTGTTGGCGCTTGCCGCCAAGCTGATATCAGTGACATGA
- a CDS encoding glycine betaine ABC transporter substrate-binding protein: MKTGTKKFASLFLLTTFSIATAGCGTQISNNATTNTSNATGGARASKTITIAWLPWTEDVATTHLWKVLLEQKGYTVNLKELDVGPLLLGLSKGGVDAFFDLWLPAEQNNIKKYKSNISYLTDWYTGESSEGVAVPKYMTNINTPQELNAHAAQFKHRIVGIDPGSQEENSVKKMVKVYGMNHIHVQDSSTPAMLTALKQAVKAKRPIAVVMWTPHWAFTKYNLKYISDPKYIVKSKTTNKILVAANKKWAKDNPTVSGWFSNFKLTPNQLASLEEYMKNTKDKDSAAKKWIAKNQSLISSWF; this comes from the coding sequence GTGAAGACCGGCACAAAGAAATTCGCCTCGCTGTTCTTGCTCACCACATTCTCGATTGCAACAGCGGGTTGCGGCACTCAAATCAGCAACAACGCCACGACAAATACCTCTAACGCAACAGGAGGAGCCAGAGCCAGCAAGACGATTACTATCGCATGGCTCCCGTGGACAGAAGATGTGGCCACAACACACCTGTGGAAAGTCTTGTTAGAACAGAAAGGATACACAGTGAATTTAAAGGAGTTGGATGTGGGTCCGCTTTTATTGGGGTTGTCAAAGGGAGGAGTCGACGCATTCTTTGACCTCTGGCTGCCCGCAGAGCAAAACAATATTAAAAAGTACAAAAGCAACATTTCGTATTTGACAGACTGGTATACCGGCGAGTCCAGTGAAGGGGTTGCAGTACCCAAGTACATGACGAACATCAACACCCCGCAAGAACTTAATGCCCACGCAGCACAATTTAAGCATCGTATCGTTGGCATTGACCCCGGGTCTCAAGAAGAAAACTCGGTGAAAAAAATGGTAAAGGTCTACGGAATGAATCATATTCACGTTCAGGACAGCAGCACGCCGGCCATGCTAACAGCGCTGAAACAGGCAGTAAAAGCCAAAAGACCCATTGCAGTGGTCATGTGGACACCGCACTGGGCCTTTACGAAATACAACCTGAAATACATCAGCGACCCCAAATACATTGTGAAGAGCAAAACCACCAACAAGATACTAGTAGCAGCGAATAAAAAATGGGCTAAGGATAATCCCACTGTCAGCGGCTGGTTTTCCAACTTTAAACTTACTCCTAACCAACTCGCTTCATTAGAGGAATACATGAAGAACACCAAAGATAAGGATTCAGCCGCGAAAAAATGGATAGCAAAGAATCAGTCACTCATCAGCAGTTGGTTTTAG
- a CDS encoding histidine kinase has product MSIRTAFIYLTLISTVLTAIVVGVVLGTMSHVVLSASTIVGLLVALLAVLLVSVWLGYFFAQLIRRRLYEIEEAAGLLASGRLNHRITIMGTGDEIDQLGEQFNSMGRQLQSYVQKLQELAEENKQLASESERVAVLDERQRLARELHDSVSQQLFALTMLSAAAQRYFDSHSPELGNTLAKLNELSNAAQREMRALLLHLRPVELEGRSLHEAIEAFLEAVTDRHRLRTELTWDLNESVPVAIEQQLFRILQEAVSNVLKHAEASNLRVSVRGTADVIELAILDDGIGIETERPSPEGDSYGIRSMKERAMGLGGSFDVWRREQGTAVQVSIPRVVGQKGGRRQ; this is encoded by the coding sequence GTGTCCATTCGAACAGCGTTTATCTATCTTACACTGATTTCTACCGTACTGACCGCCATCGTTGTCGGGGTTGTCCTTGGGACGATGTCTCACGTTGTGCTGTCGGCAAGCACCATAGTCGGTTTATTGGTTGCATTGCTTGCAGTCCTCCTTGTCTCAGTTTGGTTGGGGTACTTCTTTGCACAACTCATCAGAAGGCGTTTATACGAGATTGAGGAAGCAGCAGGGCTTTTGGCGTCTGGTCGATTGAACCATAGGATTACGATTATGGGTACTGGGGACGAAATTGACCAACTGGGAGAACAGTTTAATAGTATGGGGCGACAGCTTCAATCGTACGTGCAAAAGCTGCAGGAACTGGCTGAGGAGAACAAACAGTTGGCTTCAGAATCTGAACGTGTAGCAGTACTGGATGAGCGCCAGCGACTTGCTCGTGAACTTCACGATTCCGTTAGCCAACAGTTGTTTGCGCTCACGATGTTGTCTGCTGCCGCGCAGAGATACTTTGATTCTCATTCTCCAGAGTTAGGGAACACGCTCGCGAAACTGAACGAGCTATCCAATGCGGCTCAACGGGAGATGCGCGCGCTCCTATTGCATCTGCGCCCCGTGGAACTAGAGGGACGTTCGCTTCACGAAGCGATAGAGGCGTTTTTGGAGGCTGTGACAGACCGCCATCGTCTGCGAACCGAACTGACTTGGGACCTGAACGAAAGTGTTCCTGTAGCCATCGAGCAGCAATTGTTCAGGATTCTTCAGGAAGCCGTTTCGAATGTGTTAAAGCACGCTGAGGCGTCGAACTTGCGGGTTTCCGTGCGTGGAACTGCCGATGTGATTGAATTAGCCATCTTGGATGATGGAATTGGAATTGAAACAGAAAGACCAAGTCCTGAGGGCGACTCGTACGGGATTCGGTCGATGAAGGAAAGAGCCATGGGGCTCGGCGGCAGTTTTGACGTGTGGAGGCGTGAGCAGGGTACAGCAGTGCAAGTATCTATACCGCGTGTTGTGGGGCAGAAGGGGGGCAGACGGCAGTGA
- a CDS encoding CBS domain-containing protein: MQLKDIMTSNVTYVSESDTLEKAAQLMQSIDCGSLPVVENERIVGVITDRDIVIKGVAKGKANASVRECMTQQPVTGTPNMDAHEAADLMSQHQIRRLPVTDNSGKLVGICAIGDLATVDIHINEAGDALNKISQRTPLQ; encoded by the coding sequence ATGCAACTGAAGGACATTATGACTTCCAACGTGACGTATGTAAGTGAGTCCGATACCCTCGAAAAGGCAGCACAATTAATGCAAAGCATTGACTGTGGTTCTTTGCCAGTTGTGGAAAATGAGAGGATTGTAGGTGTAATCACCGACAGAGATATTGTCATTAAGGGTGTGGCAAAAGGCAAGGCGAATGCTTCCGTAAGAGAATGCATGACGCAACAGCCGGTGACTGGCACACCGAATATGGATGCTCACGAAGCGGCTGATTTAATGTCTCAGCACCAAATTCGCAGACTGCCTGTCACCGACAACTCCGGCAAACTTGTTGGAATTTGCGCAATCGGTGACCTTGCTACCGTTGATATTCACATCAACGAAGCTGGCGATGCCTTGAATAAAATTTCTCAGCGGACCCCTTTGCAGTAA
- a CDS encoding DUF3905 domain-containing protein has protein sequence MTKRDEGEQVPKWRETPLDHWSKDVDPVIMSGDEWADDDSDPGQNVFREKLEGRPPAPFMHPMHDTGYERSADTESSSGDNESRGKK, from the coding sequence GTGACGAAACGAGACGAAGGAGAACAGGTGCCAAAATGGAGGGAGACGCCGCTCGATCACTGGAGCAAGGATGTCGATCCCGTTATCATGTCGGGTGATGAGTGGGCAGACGATGATTCGGACCCGGGCCAAAACGTGTTTCGGGAAAAGCTGGAAGGCAGGCCTCCTGCCCCTTTTATGCATCCAATGCATGATACAGGATACGAACGAAGTGCAGACACCGAGAGCTCATCTGGAGACAATGAGAGTCGCGGGAAAAAATGA
- a CDS encoding response regulator transcription factor, producing the protein MIRVLLVDDHEVVRMGIKSYLQTESDIEVIAEAQNGTEAVDLAVSLKPDVVVMDLLMPGMSGVEATAAIVGQGLSCKVIVLTSSLDDAKMVQSLRAGAIGYILKTSSANRVLEAVRLAASGQSVLDPEVQQRVIGQLQQTGDKPVWEDLTPREREVLKGIARGKNNQEIADWLGIGIKTVKTHVGNLFLKLDVMDRTQAAIYAIRNHLD; encoded by the coding sequence GTGATTCGAGTACTGTTGGTTGACGATCACGAAGTTGTCAGAATGGGCATCAAAAGTTACTTGCAGACTGAATCAGACATAGAGGTTATTGCTGAGGCTCAAAACGGTACGGAAGCCGTTGATTTGGCAGTATCCCTTAAACCAGATGTGGTTGTCATGGACCTCTTAATGCCGGGGATGTCCGGCGTTGAAGCAACTGCGGCCATTGTCGGCCAAGGGCTGAGCTGTAAAGTCATTGTCTTAACGAGTTCTCTTGACGACGCCAAGATGGTGCAGAGTCTCCGAGCCGGAGCGATTGGCTATATTTTGAAGACCAGTTCCGCAAACCGGGTGCTGGAGGCAGTGCGGCTTGCTGCGAGCGGTCAATCTGTACTTGACCCTGAAGTGCAGCAAAGGGTTATCGGACAGTTGCAGCAAACAGGAGATAAACCTGTCTGGGAGGACCTTACTCCGAGAGAAAGAGAAGTTCTGAAGGGCATTGCAAGGGGCAAGAATAATCAAGAAATTGCGGACTGGCTTGGGATTGGGATTAAGACGGTGAAAACGCATGTAGGAAACTTGTTTTTGAAGCTGGATGTGATGGACCGGACTCAGGCCGCTATTTATGCCATTCGAAATCATCTCGATTAG
- a CDS encoding zinc metalloprotease HtpX, translating to MNSLKTWTLMGILTVILVLVGRFIGGATGMLFFLLLSVAMNFFSYWMSGTMAIRMTASVPVSEQEQPELYRIVRHLAGRANLPMPEIYITPSPQPNAFATGRNPQNAKVAVTEGILRTLSPRELEGVLAHEMGHVRNHDILISSMAATIAGVITGIANILQWGMIFGFGRNEEDNGGVVGELATIILAPIAATVVQLAISRSREYKADATGARLVGNPNPLADALERLETYSQHIPSGVNPSASHLFIVNPLRGESLMQLFSTHPPTEERIRRLRQMRVLG from the coding sequence GTGAATTCGCTTAAAACTTGGACATTGATGGGCATTTTGACCGTCATTCTCGTGTTGGTCGGACGCTTTATCGGTGGTGCAACAGGGATGCTGTTCTTTCTCTTGCTCTCCGTTGCGATGAATTTCTTCAGTTACTGGATGAGTGGGACGATGGCCATTCGTATGACAGCATCGGTTCCGGTAAGTGAGCAGGAGCAGCCTGAACTGTACCGCATCGTCCGACACTTGGCTGGACGAGCCAATCTGCCAATGCCTGAGATATACATTACCCCTTCACCTCAGCCCAACGCTTTCGCGACGGGACGGAATCCGCAGAATGCCAAGGTAGCGGTAACGGAGGGGATTTTAAGGACGCTGTCTCCGCGGGAACTCGAAGGCGTCCTGGCCCACGAGATGGGTCATGTCCGCAACCATGATATTTTAATCAGTTCCATGGCAGCGACCATTGCAGGGGTTATAACAGGAATTGCCAACATCCTTCAATGGGGAATGATTTTCGGTTTCGGACGAAATGAAGAGGATAACGGAGGAGTCGTCGGCGAATTAGCTACCATTATTCTGGCACCGATTGCTGCGACCGTCGTTCAACTGGCAATATCGCGATCGCGGGAATACAAAGCAGATGCCACAGGAGCCCGTCTGGTGGGAAATCCGAACCCATTAGCTGACGCACTGGAGCGACTCGAAACCTATTCTCAGCACATTCCCAGTGGAGTAAATCCGTCCGCAAGCCATTTGTTTATTGTCAATCCGCTGCGCGGGGAATCACTGATGCAGCTGTTTAGTACACATCCTCCGACAGAGGAACGCATCAGACGCCTTCGGCAGATGCGTGTATTGGGATAA
- a CDS encoding phosphosulfolactate synthase yields the protein MEHPYWTELLQDVVPGRVEKPRISGLTMVIDSGLPISAMRGIFELAANHVDFWKLAYGSGKVLPSERIQDKISLCQEYDILLYPGGTAFEIAYANGAWEQYLDSVYDAGMRAVEISDGTISLPVRTRREMIHSAREAGFIVLTEVGKKIDDDQLSMSERLHLMRSDILSGADYVIVEGRESGLGCGIYDADGYVREQDAKFLVDGMGPLANHVIWEAPLYRQQVYHVQTLGSKANLGNISPDGVLRLESLRRGLCADTMALQPDIIRQQMEAAAEADQTDDASAINGSAGPTLWVDPRNTTKRKKKGKPR from the coding sequence GTGGAACACCCCTACTGGACCGAACTGTTGCAGGACGTTGTCCCCGGCAGAGTTGAAAAACCGCGAATTTCCGGGTTAACCATGGTCATTGACAGCGGACTTCCAATCTCCGCTATGCGAGGTATTTTCGAACTGGCGGCAAACCACGTGGATTTTTGGAAGCTGGCCTATGGCAGTGGAAAAGTTCTTCCCTCAGAAAGAATCCAGGATAAAATCAGTCTGTGCCAAGAATATGATATATTGCTGTACCCAGGCGGAACTGCTTTTGAAATCGCCTATGCCAACGGTGCATGGGAACAGTATCTTGACTCTGTCTATGACGCTGGAATGCGGGCAGTCGAGATTTCCGACGGGACCATTTCATTACCCGTGCGAACACGCAGAGAAATGATTCACTCGGCCAGAGAAGCGGGGTTTATCGTTCTTACTGAGGTCGGAAAGAAGATAGATGATGACCAGTTAAGTATGTCTGAGCGATTGCATCTGATGCGCAGCGACATCCTCAGCGGAGCAGACTACGTGATTGTTGAGGGCCGGGAATCCGGTCTCGGTTGCGGCATCTATGACGCAGACGGTTATGTACGTGAACAGGATGCGAAATTTCTCGTAGACGGTATGGGTCCGCTTGCAAATCACGTCATTTGGGAGGCCCCTCTGTATCGGCAGCAGGTATATCACGTTCAGACACTGGGCTCCAAAGCAAACCTGGGGAACATTTCACCTGATGGCGTTCTCCGATTGGAAAGCCTTCGAAGAGGTCTCTGTGCGGACACGATGGCCCTTCAACCTGATATCATACGTCAGCAGATGGAGGCCGCAGCCGAAGCGGATCAAACAGACGACGCTTCTGCTATAAATGGTTCCGCAGGACCAACCCTATGGGTTGACCCAAGGAATACAACGAAACGGAAGAAAAAGGGCAAACCCCGGTAA
- a CDS encoding alpha/beta-type small acid-soluble spore protein: MAQGQKSNTPVVKTAAKALDQMKYEVAQELGITPPSDGYWGTMTTRDTGSIGGNITRKLVALAEQQMSGRA; encoded by the coding sequence ATGGCACAAGGTCAGAAATCCAATACACCAGTAGTCAAAACCGCTGCGAAAGCTCTTGACCAGATGAAGTATGAAGTAGCCCAGGAATTAGGCATCACTCCTCCCTCTGATGGATATTGGGGAACCATGACAACTCGTGACACGGGTTCGATTGGCGGTAACATTACTCGTAAGTTGGTGGCGTTGGCTGAACAGCAAATGTCAGGCCGCGCATAA
- the liaF gene encoding cell wall-active antibiotics response protein LiaF, whose amino-acid sequence MMMKRPSLIGILILVIGVLFLLEQLHVGINNQALLRPDVLWPLALAVVGLFGVVGNTSRRFPVWSVFALTLGLGLAVRNAGLWPSLNRTSSWNLFWGLFIVFVGLQMVLPKHWKKHRFVRSWSKSGDKRTFTIDATDYTGKKQHTVNRKWVGDLNVGQQPWVLKDLSLWNGVGDVRVNLNTARAESGTYHINIGGWIGDVRVLVPYGLPVHIVSDINIGDVKMFGESHSGMHPNVEYEDEEFEEADTKVFINIELKIGDVQIMKV is encoded by the coding sequence ATGATGATGAAACGACCATCACTGATTGGGATCCTCATTCTTGTAATTGGAGTACTGTTCTTGTTAGAACAATTGCATGTAGGGATTAACAATCAAGCGCTGCTCCGGCCGGATGTACTTTGGCCCCTCGCTCTGGCAGTAGTGGGACTCTTCGGTGTCGTGGGTAATACCAGCAGGCGGTTTCCGGTCTGGTCTGTGTTTGCACTCACATTAGGACTCGGGCTTGCCGTCCGCAATGCGGGACTGTGGCCGTCGCTGAACCGAACCAGCAGTTGGAATTTGTTTTGGGGTCTGTTCATTGTATTTGTGGGATTGCAAATGGTACTTCCAAAACACTGGAAGAAACATCGCTTTGTCCGGAGTTGGAGCAAATCCGGTGATAAAAGAACATTTACTATCGACGCAACGGATTATACCGGCAAGAAGCAGCACACGGTGAACCGGAAATGGGTCGGGGACCTGAATGTAGGACAACAGCCTTGGGTGTTAAAAGACCTGTCACTCTGGAACGGGGTGGGGGATGTCAGGGTGAATTTGAATACGGCACGTGCTGAATCTGGAACATATCACATCAACATCGGCGGTTGGATTGGGGATGTCAGGGTTCTTGTTCCTTATGGCTTACCCGTTCACATTGTGTCTGACATCAACATTGGGGACGTCAAGATGTTTGGCGAAAGCCACTCGGGTATGCATCCGAACGTTGAGTATGAGGATGAAGAATTTGAAGAAGCCGATACCAAGGTGTTCATAAATATAGAACTGAAAATCGGAGACGTCCAAATAATGAAGGTGTAG